DNA sequence from the Microcebus murinus isolate Inina chromosome 18, M.murinus_Inina_mat1.0, whole genome shotgun sequence genome:
TGCTTTACTGGGGATGAGCTCCTGCTACAGGTGAGGGATCTGAGAAGGAGGGCAGACCCCACTTGCAGAGATGGGCTGACAGAGAATTATTGCTTGATTCTCTTGGTTGTAGTTTTGGTTGTTCTGGGCACCCCAACCAGAGAGGCCTTGGGGGCTGCAGCTGCCTGGGCACCCTTCTTTGCCTGGACAGAACTTTGCCAGCCCCTGGGAACCAGAGTGCTTGCTTTCTTGGTGGGTGAGGAGGCCTCGGATGaggaggcagcctcagggggtgTCTCCTTCCCTTGCCTGGGAGTGACAGAAGGGCTGCTGTCCTCAGCCATGGGCACTGTGGGCAGCAGGGGCAGGTCTGTGAGAACAGGCTGGGTCTCCATCCTCAGCAGGTGCTCTGTCAGGGCTGCCTGCTGCCTGTGTGCCTGGTGCCTGCTCCTCTCCTGCTCCAGCTCCTGGAGGAAGCctaggagaggagagggaaggggggagagagCTCCGGGCTCAGAGAAAAGGTCTCTGGTGGACACCCTGCCAGCCCTGGTGGGTAAGAGCCTGAGGCTGGGCGTCAGGGCTACACTATCTACCACCTCTGGCCCAGACGCAGCTCTGAGCTTGGGATCCCCTCCCCGGACACCACTGCCATCTTTGGCTTCCCCTATGCCCTACAGGGCAGGCATGGGCTCCAGGAAGGCTGAAAGCCGTGGAAGGTAGGGTCACCTCGCTCTGAGCAGAATGGGCCACTCAGCTCTGGAAACTCCTCATCCTCCTTGCCCGAGGCTTCATCCTCGTCGTCCGAGGCCCAGCGCTCCAACACACGCTGCCCGTCCAGGTCCAGGAGCAGCGGCAGGGCTTCTGTCACCAGCTGCCTGCAGGGCAGAAAGAGCAGAGGCTACCCAGGAGGGCACCCAGTGTGGAAAGTAGGAGGAGTCAAAGACACAGGCCACAGCACCCACCTGGAGGGGTGGCAGTGCATGAGCTAGGGGGCGGGCTAGGGACCAGCCCCAGAGAGCTGAGGGTTGGCTGCTGTGGGCTGCTGGGGCTGAAGGGGGAAGGTGCCATGGACAGCGACCCCTGGTTTGCAGGCTGAGAGGGAGCCTGCGTGGGTTAGCAGGGGCAGCTCAGCCATCCCCTCTTTCCTCCCACTCTCCTCACCGGTAGCCATCCTGGTTGGTGCAGCTATTTCCTGTCAGGTTGAGGATGAGCAGGCTTTGGGGGAACTCATCTGCCATGCCAAGCGAGGGAGAATGAGGTTCTTATACGCATCTTCCCACCCAAAGCCTCCTGGACCCCCTGAGGACGAAGTGTGGCTCTGCGGGGCTGTAGCTAATGCAAGCACAgggagatgggcacagagagGATGATGGGCCCCACGAGGACATGTTCCATGAGCCAGGGCAATGGCATTCCTACCCAGCTTCAGTGTTTCTATCAGGTTCTCAGAAAGGTCCAGAAACTGGAGGCACGGGAGGTCGACCAGGTTTTCCACCTCCCTGATTTGGTTTCCTGCCAGAGACAGGAAGCTGTAGGGGAAGGAGGGAGTATAGAGGCAGAACTGAATCACAGAAcagctggaggaagggagagggcacCAGGCACGTGGGCCCCCTGGCTAGACAGCTGGAAGACATGTGGGGACAGATGGCCTTCTGGGGTGAGGGAAGCATAGTTAGGCTTGCTGGGTCCTCAGCTGACAAGGAGCAAGGTTTGGAGAGATCTGAACCAGTTCTTTGGGGTGTTGCTagactccccccacccctcccctgtcTGAGCCTTGGCACTACGTACCGCAAGGAGGGGACACAAGCCAGGTTCTCAATTCGCTGGATCTTATTCTGCAGGAAGAAACCAAGGTGGGGAAACCAAGCTAAGGTCAGCTGGGTGGGGGACCCTTTAAGGGGACAAAGCCCCAAGACCCTGTCTACTCTTGCAGCTGGAGATCTGGTACTTTGGGAATGATAACCCCAGTCCTTGAACAGAATGTCACTACCTTAAGAAAGATGATGCGCTTTCTCTAAGTGGATGGTTAAGGGTGTAGCTTGGAGTGGCTAAATTGATTAAAGTATATGCTTCTGACCCCACAACCAAGAGTGACCTGGGAATCAGAGAAGGAACCAAGAGACCACTAGGGAAATGGGAAGGGCCTTGGCAGTGGCTTACATACAGAGGGAACAATGAGCATTTGTTCATTTGATTGATAAAAGTTTCTTAGGGGAAAGTTGAAGGGAGCTGGGTATATTCAACCCAGAGAAGGCTGAAGATCAACCAGCCACCATCAGTCACCACCAAATAGCCTTTAAAGATCTGAAGAGTGTAGAGGAATCTTCATAGCTTCCTCATTGTTCATAGTTTCCTTCAAAACAAGAAATGGGCTCGAGCTACATAACATGAAAGATTTAGGGTAGACACCAAGAAAAACTTCTAGACCAATAGACGTCTCTAATAAAGAACAGTGTTTCAAAAGCATTCAGGATCTCTTTTGGGGAGTTAGTCTTTCAATTCAGGAGAATTTTTGATTCACTGGGGAAAGGTTGAAATGAAGGTCTGCTTGCCTGAACACCAGGGAATGGACAGGATGAGAGATTAGGTCCACAGCgggtggggaaagaggaagtgCAGAGGGGTGAGAAGTTACCGCTTGCAGGTAGAGGCTGTGAAGACTCTGGAGGGCCTCTAAGTTCCTGATACTGGTAATCCCTTCCCGGTCTAGGCGGACAGTCTGCAGTTCAGCAAGAGTGTGAAACCTGGGAGAACAGTGGGCAAGGTGGTGTGACAGAGCGCCACTTCTGCGGTCTCTTAGCAGGGAGGATGGAGGTGGGAAGGTGTTTCAAGAAGGGGTAGATGGCTCAGTGATTTTGATTGGATGTCAGGAACAGCTTCTAGACATCTTGAGGTGGAGTCTAGATCATGAAACTGGCTTGACTTGGAGACCTGGATCTTTGTCAGTAGCATGGGGAGGGGTCAGAGTGAGAGACGGTAAGGGCCCTCTGGGTGATGGCAGCTCATGGTTCTTGGAGAGATTCAGAGGTAAGAGAAGGCTTCCTGTGGCCAGCTTGAATGgtagaggcaggggcagggacagagacAAGACAATCTCTGCAGGAAGAGCCTTCCTCACCTCCATTTTGGGTGGCCCATGGAGGGAAAATCACTTGTTTTGTCCACCCATTCATTAATTCCAAAACATTTA
Encoded proteins:
- the LRRC46 gene encoding leucine-rich repeat-containing protein 46, yielding MPGAKLAQHPEEGGFCITEALITKRNLTFPEDEDLSEKMFHTLAELQTVRLDREGITSIRNLEALQSLHSLYLQANKIQRIENLACVPSLRFLSLAGNQIREVENLVDLPCLQFLDLSENLIETLKLDEFPQSLLILNLTGNSCTNQDGYRQLVTEALPLLLDLDGQRVLERWASDDEDEASGKEDEEFPELSGPFCSERGFLQELEQERSRHQAHRQQAALTEHLLRMETQPVLTDLPLLPTVPMAEDSSPSVTPRQGKETPPEAASSSEASSPTKKASTLVPRGWQSSVQAKKGAQAAAAPKASLVGVPRTTKTTTKRIKQ